In Ruania zhangjianzhongii, the following proteins share a genomic window:
- a CDS encoding LysM peptidoglycan-binding domain-containing protein: MSALAFPTAPLTVPSRRRHLRAVPDLPAAPLPVAETESRPADTSAALRLTVRGRVVLVALAFAVAAAVGVGAGLAFPEAEPMPEQVQSVTVGPGESLWTIAADVAADGQDVRVVIDQIMALNNLSASTVHAGAELTVPSGE, encoded by the coding sequence ATGAGCGCACTGGCCTTCCCCACAGCGCCCCTGACCGTGCCCTCCCGCAGGCGGCACCTGAGGGCCGTCCCTGATCTGCCGGCCGCACCTCTGCCTGTGGCGGAGACGGAGTCTCGCCCGGCCGACACGAGTGCCGCCCTGCGACTGACCGTCCGTGGCCGTGTCGTGCTGGTGGCCCTGGCGTTCGCAGTTGCCGCCGCTGTCGGGGTGGGTGCCGGCCTGGCGTTCCCGGAGGCGGAGCCGATGCCCGAGCAGGTGCAGAGCGTGACCGTCGGCCCCGGCGAGAGTCTCTGGACCATCGCTGCGGACGTCGCGGCCGATGGGCAGGACGTGCGCGTGGTGATCGACCAGATCATGGCGCTGAATAACCTGTCCGCCTCGACAGTGCACGCCGGCGCAGAGCTGACCGTTCCTTCGGGGGAGTGA
- the mgrA gene encoding L-glyceraldehyde 3-phosphate reductase, whose translation MYTPADNRYDHMPMRHCGKSGLQLPLVSLGLWQNFGDTDPLQTQREIVYHAFDRGITQIDLANNYGPPPGSAEENFGRMLRADLAALRDELVITTKAGYPMHPGPYGDGSSRKYLLSSLDASLRRMGLDYVDIFYSHRYNPDTPLTETLGALKTAVDSGRALYAGISSYNAKRTREALAVAADLGLDLLVHQPSYSMLNRWIEDPDQAGTGESLLDVLGDAGMGAVVFSPLAQGMLTGKYLDGVPADSRRAKGGPLREEYLSEENLARVRSLNEIAAGRGQTLAQMAVAWVLRDPRVTTALVGASSVRQLDDTLGALDNLEFTEAELTEIDRYARDGGVNLWAPRSSDR comes from the coding sequence ATGTACACACCTGCCGATAACCGGTACGACCACATGCCGATGCGCCACTGCGGGAAGAGCGGGCTGCAGCTGCCGCTAGTCTCCCTCGGGCTGTGGCAGAACTTCGGGGATACCGACCCACTGCAGACCCAGCGGGAGATCGTCTACCACGCCTTCGACCGCGGGATCACCCAGATCGACCTGGCGAACAACTACGGACCGCCGCCGGGCAGCGCGGAGGAGAACTTCGGCCGGATGCTGCGCGCCGACCTGGCCGCGCTGCGGGACGAGCTGGTGATCACCACCAAGGCCGGCTACCCGATGCACCCCGGGCCTTACGGCGACGGCAGCTCGCGCAAGTATCTGCTCTCCTCGCTGGATGCCTCCCTGCGCCGGATGGGCCTGGACTATGTGGACATCTTCTACAGCCACCGGTACAACCCGGACACCCCGCTGACCGAGACCCTCGGGGCGCTGAAGACGGCAGTGGACTCCGGCCGCGCCCTGTACGCGGGCATCTCCTCCTACAACGCCAAGCGCACCCGGGAGGCCCTGGCGGTGGCCGCGGACCTCGGGCTCGACCTGCTGGTACACCAGCCGTCCTACTCGATGCTGAACCGGTGGATCGAGGACCCCGACCAGGCCGGCACCGGCGAGTCGCTGCTGGACGTGCTCGGCGATGCCGGCATGGGTGCCGTGGTGTTCTCCCCGCTCGCGCAGGGGATGCTCACCGGCAAGTACCTGGATGGCGTTCCGGCCGACTCCCGCCGTGCGAAGGGTGGCCCGCTGCGGGAGGAGTACCTGAGCGAGGAGAACCTGGCCCGGGTACGGTCGCTGAACGAGATCGCCGCCGGTCGCGGCCAGACGCTGGCCCAGATGGCGGTGGCGTGGGTGCTGCGCGATCCCCGGGTCACCACCGCGCTGGTGGGTGCCTCGAGCGTGCGTCAGCTGGATGACACCCTCGGTGCGCTGGACAACCTGGAGTTCACCGAGGCTGAGCTGACCGAGATCGACCGCTACGCCCGGGACGGTGGAGTGAACCTCTGGGCGCCGCGCTCCAGCGACCGCTGA
- the lexA gene encoding transcriptional repressor LexA gives MARAQQDPSDRPDPASLSPRQRRIMDSIRASLEAKGYPPTMREIATAVGLASPSSVKYQLELLEQKGFLRRDALSTRAIEIVSDDSRKVRGDAATFTTHDGEQDTSHAAYVPVVGRIAAGGPILADQAVEDVFPLPRQLVGEGELFLLKVVGDSMIDAAICDGDWVVVRSQAVAENGEIVAAMIDGEATVKSLKKTDSALWLLPANENYAPIDGSDAQILGRVVSVLRSL, from the coding sequence ATGGCCCGCGCACAACAGGACCCGAGCGACCGCCCGGACCCAGCCAGCCTGAGCCCCCGGCAGCGACGGATCATGGACTCGATCCGCGCCAGCCTGGAGGCCAAGGGGTACCCACCGACGATGCGGGAGATCGCCACCGCCGTCGGCCTGGCCAGCCCGTCCTCGGTGAAGTACCAGCTGGAGCTGCTGGAGCAGAAGGGATTCCTTCGCCGCGATGCACTCTCCACCCGGGCCATCGAGATCGTTTCCGACGACTCCCGCAAGGTACGCGGTGACGCCGCCACGTTCACCACCCATGACGGCGAGCAGGACACCAGCCACGCCGCCTATGTGCCGGTGGTCGGGCGAATCGCCGCCGGTGGCCCGATCCTGGCCGATCAGGCGGTCGAGGATGTCTTCCCGCTCCCCCGCCAGCTGGTGGGCGAGGGTGAGCTGTTCCTGCTCAAGGTGGTCGGTGACTCGATGATCGACGCCGCGATCTGCGACGGCGACTGGGTCGTGGTGCGCAGCCAGGCCGTCGCGGAGAACGGCGAGATCGTGGCGGCGATGATCGACGGTGAGGCCACGGTCAAGTCGCTGAAGAAGACCGACAGCGCACTGTGGCTGTTGCCGGCGAACGAGAACTACGCCCCGATCGACGGCAGCGACGCACAGATCCTCGGACGCGTGGTCAGCGTGCTCCGCTCACTCTAG
- a CDS encoding ATP-dependent DNA helicase — translation MGGARREGQHEMARAVADALDDGGHLLVQAGTGTGKSLAYLVPTLIKAVESGQRAIVSTATLALQRQILGHDLPVVRENLTGHLQREPDVALLKGWHNYVCKHKVAGGYPDDEGALFAATEAAPSSAEEHPREADEGLGGQVVRLREWAGETDTGDRDDLVPGVSERAWRQVSISSLECLGQKCPLLAECFPERARAHAREADVVVTNHAMLGIAAAGNPKVLPEHEILVVDEAHELPDRVTAQATVELSAAVVERTARTARRHAGLPLSTLEEAADALRPLLMAVPEGRLRSGLPAELAPIVRSIAEGTREGMTAMRQQSSAAGEAGAKSMAHSALLALFEVADRLLSDRIADHVDVLWCERGRRPGEASRLMLAPLNVAGPIAGELLSGRSAVLTSATLALGGTFEATARSLGLADGGYRSELVTSPFDYGRQGILYVASSLAAPGRDGTDEKMLAEIAELITASDGGALGLFSSRRGAEAAAEALREQVDTPILLQGEDVLPTLVREFAADPRASLFGTLSLWQGVDVPGLSCRLVFIDRIPFPRPDDPVKAARTEAIGRAGGNGFMAVSATHAALLLAQGAGRLIRSVTDRGVVAVLDPRLRTARYGSYLAASLPPLWPTTNAEVVRGALRRLAAEAVAESEPRVSGAR, via the coding sequence ATGGGCGGCGCCCGTCGAGAGGGGCAGCACGAGATGGCCCGAGCGGTGGCGGACGCGCTGGACGACGGAGGGCATCTGCTCGTGCAGGCCGGCACCGGCACCGGGAAATCGCTCGCCTACCTGGTGCCCACGCTGATCAAGGCGGTCGAGTCCGGTCAGCGCGCGATCGTCTCCACCGCCACCCTCGCCCTGCAGCGGCAGATCCTCGGCCACGACCTGCCCGTGGTGCGGGAGAACCTCACCGGCCATCTGCAGCGGGAGCCCGACGTGGCCCTCCTCAAGGGCTGGCACAACTACGTCTGCAAGCACAAGGTTGCCGGCGGCTATCCCGACGACGAAGGTGCCCTGTTCGCCGCCACGGAAGCTGCGCCGTCATCGGCGGAGGAGCACCCCAGAGAAGCCGACGAAGGCCTGGGTGGCCAGGTAGTGCGGTTGCGGGAGTGGGCCGGCGAGACCGACACCGGCGACCGGGACGATCTGGTGCCTGGGGTCAGTGAACGCGCCTGGCGGCAGGTGTCCATCAGCTCGTTGGAGTGCCTCGGCCAGAAGTGCCCGCTGCTGGCGGAGTGCTTCCCCGAGCGCGCCCGCGCCCACGCCCGCGAGGCCGACGTGGTGGTCACCAACCACGCGATGCTTGGCATCGCCGCCGCCGGAAACCCCAAAGTGCTGCCCGAGCACGAGATCCTCGTGGTGGACGAGGCGCACGAACTACCCGATCGGGTCACCGCGCAGGCCACTGTGGAGCTGTCCGCGGCCGTGGTCGAACGCACCGCCCGCACTGCGCGCCGGCATGCCGGACTCCCGCTGAGCACCCTCGAGGAGGCCGCTGACGCGCTCCGGCCGCTGCTGATGGCGGTTCCGGAGGGCAGGCTCCGGTCCGGGCTACCGGCCGAGCTTGCTCCGATCGTGCGCAGCATCGCCGAAGGCACCCGGGAAGGGATGACCGCGATGCGCCAGCAGTCCTCTGCAGCCGGTGAGGCCGGGGCGAAGTCGATGGCGCACAGCGCACTGCTCGCCCTGTTCGAGGTGGCCGATCGGCTGCTCTCGGACCGGATCGCCGACCATGTGGACGTGCTCTGGTGCGAACGCGGCCGGCGGCCGGGGGAGGCCTCGCGGCTGATGCTCGCCCCGCTGAACGTGGCCGGCCCGATCGCGGGCGAGCTGCTCAGCGGACGCTCGGCCGTGCTCACCTCGGCTACGCTTGCCCTCGGTGGCACGTTCGAGGCCACCGCGCGCTCCTTGGGACTGGCCGACGGCGGCTACCGCAGCGAACTGGTCACCTCACCGTTCGACTATGGCCGGCAGGGCATCCTGTACGTGGCCTCCTCGCTCGCCGCGCCGGGACGGGACGGGACCGACGAGAAGATGCTCGCCGAGATCGCCGAGCTGATCACTGCCTCCGACGGCGGGGCGCTCGGGCTGTTCTCGTCTCGCCGGGGTGCCGAGGCGGCCGCCGAAGCGCTTCGCGAGCAGGTGGACACCCCGATCCTGCTGCAGGGCGAGGACGTGTTGCCCACGCTGGTCCGCGAGTTCGCCGCCGACCCGCGCGCCAGCCTGTTCGGCACCCTCTCGCTCTGGCAGGGCGTGGACGTGCCCGGGCTGAGCTGCCGTCTGGTGTTCATCGACCGGATCCCGTTCCCGCGCCCGGACGACCCGGTGAAGGCGGCCCGCACGGAGGCGATCGGGCGGGCTGGTGGCAACGGGTTCATGGCCGTCTCTGCCACTCATGCGGCCCTGCTGCTCGCCCAGGGTGCCGGTCGGCTGATTCGGTCGGTGACCGACCGGGGGGTGGTCGCAGTGCTCGACCCGCGGCTGCGCACCGCTCGGTACGGTTCCTACCTGGCGGCCAGCTTGCCTCCGCTGTGGCCGACCACCAATGCTGAGGTAGTCCGTGGTGCCCTGCGCCGGCTGGCCGCGGAGGCGGTGGCCGAGAGCGAGCCTAGAGTGAGCGGAGCACGCTGA
- the pip gene encoding prolyl aminopeptidase, with the protein MTPRRRDSPDLRTFYPEIEPHETGYLGVSDDHELYYEVSGNPAGKPVVFLHGGPGSGVSPAQRRVFDPERYRIVLFDQRMAGRSRPHASAPEADLSTNTTWHLVADIEALREHLGVTAWQVFGGSWGSCLALAYAQTHPSRVTELVLRGIFTLRRSELDWMYEGPLRNVYPDAWEDYLAPVPLERRMPGRLQEAFHDLLFDPDPAVHVQAGAAWTAWENTVISLYPDPANLAKAADDAHAVSFARIENHFFVNHGWLEEGQLIRDAYRLADIPTVIVQGRYDMCTPAVSAYELAQAMPHAELVMTPDSGHAFSEPATLDALIRATDSFAAG; encoded by the coding sequence ATGACCCCTCGACGCCGCGACAGCCCCGACCTTCGCACCTTCTACCCGGAGATCGAGCCCCACGAGACCGGGTACCTGGGGGTGAGCGATGATCACGAGCTCTACTACGAGGTGAGTGGGAATCCCGCGGGCAAGCCGGTGGTCTTCCTGCACGGCGGGCCAGGCTCGGGCGTGAGCCCTGCACAGCGGCGTGTCTTCGATCCGGAGCGCTACCGGATCGTCCTGTTCGATCAGCGGATGGCCGGCCGATCCCGCCCACACGCCTCGGCGCCGGAGGCCGATCTGAGCACGAACACCACCTGGCACCTGGTGGCCGATATCGAAGCGCTGCGCGAGCACCTCGGCGTCACGGCGTGGCAGGTGTTCGGCGGCTCCTGGGGCTCGTGCCTCGCTCTCGCGTATGCCCAGACCCATCCGAGCCGGGTCACCGAGCTGGTACTGCGAGGCATCTTCACCCTGCGCCGCAGCGAGCTGGACTGGATGTACGAGGGACCGCTGCGCAACGTCTATCCCGATGCCTGGGAGGACTACCTCGCCCCGGTGCCGCTTGAGCGCCGCATGCCCGGGCGGCTGCAGGAGGCCTTTCACGACCTCCTGTTCGACCCCGACCCGGCCGTCCATGTGCAAGCCGGCGCGGCGTGGACAGCCTGGGAGAACACGGTGATCTCCCTCTATCCCGACCCGGCAAACCTGGCCAAGGCAGCTGATGACGCCCATGCGGTCTCGTTCGCACGCATCGAGAACCATTTCTTCGTCAACCACGGCTGGCTCGAGGAAGGTCAACTCATCCGCGACGCCTACCGGCTGGCGGACATCCCGACCGTGATCGTGCAGGGCCGCTACGACATGTGCACTCCCGCGGTCTCCGCCTACGAGCTCGCCCAGGCCATGCCCCACGCCGAGCTGGTGATGACCCCAGACTCGGGCCACGCCTTCAGCGAGCCCGCCACTCTGGATGCGCTGATCCGTGCCACCGACTCGTTCGCCGCTGGCTAG
- a CDS encoding DUF5302 domain-containing protein, with protein MSSEKSDDPMADAKAKMRAALDRKSEREHLTEEAPPNTGPVHGSEIDGPGGRRQFRRKSG; from the coding sequence ATGTCATCCGAGAAGTCCGACGATCCGATGGCCGACGCGAAGGCGAAGATGCGCGCAGCCCTCGACCGCAAGTCTGAGCGTGAGCATCTCACCGAGGAAGCCCCACCGAACACCGGACCGGTCCACGGTTCCGAGATCGACGGGCCCGGCGGGCGCCGACAGTTCCGCCGCAAGTCCGGCTGA
- the nrdR gene encoding transcriptional regulator NrdR, with translation MHCPFCRHGDSRVVDSRTAEDGASIRRRRQCPECGRRFTTVETTSLTVMKRSGAVEPFSRDKVIAGVRKACQGRPVSEDDLALLAQQVEEVVRATGVAEMDAHEVGLTILGPLRELDEIAYLRFASVYQGFSSLEDFEAAITALRDERSAAEPLE, from the coding sequence GTGCACTGCCCGTTCTGCCGGCATGGCGACTCCCGGGTCGTGGATTCTCGCACGGCTGAGGATGGCGCGTCCATCCGTCGTCGCCGACAGTGTCCGGAGTGCGGCCGCCGCTTCACCACAGTGGAGACCACCAGCCTGACGGTGATGAAGCGATCGGGTGCCGTCGAGCCGTTCAGCCGGGACAAGGTGATTGCCGGCGTGCGCAAGGCATGCCAGGGCCGCCCGGTCTCCGAGGACGATCTGGCGCTGCTCGCCCAGCAGGTCGAAGAAGTGGTCCGTGCCACCGGTGTGGCCGAGATGGACGCGCACGAGGTGGGGCTGACCATCCTGGGCCCGCTGCGCGAGTTGGACGAGATCGCGTATCTGCGGTTCGCGAGCGTGTACCAGGGCTTCTCGTCCCTGGAGGATTTCGAAGCGGCGATCACGGCTCTGCGCGACGAGCGCAGCGCAGCCGAGCCGCTCGAGTAA